A region of uncultured Draconibacterium sp. DNA encodes the following proteins:
- the rpiB gene encoding ribose 5-phosphate isomerase B, whose protein sequence is MKNLEGKVIALASDHAGFAKKQVIIKFLSDNNIAFKDFGCYTDESVDYPIYAHKMGEAIESGEYEIGITFCGSGQGISIAANKHQGVRSAVCWKEEIAALARQHNNANVCAVPGRFVSDEEAIAIVSTFLNEDFEGGRHAKRVDQIPVEK, encoded by the coding sequence ATGAAGAATTTAGAGGGAAAAGTAATAGCATTGGCAAGCGATCATGCCGGTTTTGCTAAAAAGCAGGTGATTATAAAATTTTTGAGCGATAATAATATTGCTTTCAAAGATTTTGGATGTTACACCGACGAAAGCGTAGACTACCCGATTTATGCTCATAAAATGGGCGAAGCGATTGAAAGTGGTGAATACGAAATTGGTATAACTTTTTGTGGAAGTGGACAGGGAATTAGCATTGCAGCAAACAAGCACCAGGGCGTGCGTTCGGCAGTTTGCTGGAAAGAAGAGATTGCTGCACTGGCACGTCAGCACAACAATGCAAATGTGTGTGCAGTGCCCGGTCGTTTTGTGAGTGATGAAGAAGCCATTGCTATTGTTTCAACTTTTCTGAATGAAGATTTTGAAGGTGGACGACACGCTAAGAGAGTGGATCAGATTCCTGTTGAGAAATAA
- a CDS encoding lactate utilization protein B, whose translation MTTHKKIFLKDSKIAFDKKHRKTLNFNISKYDEAVAKGKLRYRNMDLAKHRASYLKKKVVSNLAHYLETFETNAKANGIDLVWARDSKEAVSEIIKILAENEAKLLVKSKSMISEEIELNENLEKAGFEPVETDLGEFIVQVAGEKPYHILTPAMHKSKEDVAELFHKKFDTPEDATPTELTLFVRKVLREKFASAEVGVTGANFLVADVGGVALTENEGNGFMSVAFPKVHIVIAGIEKLIPSIDDLQLMFPLLSALGTGQQVTVYNSLITGPKRADEANGPEKMVVVLLDNNRTKIAAEPKHVDALKCIRCGACLNVCPIYKNVGGYTYNTTYSGPIGSVITPFMKGFDKYNHLSFACTVCGACTDVCPVKVPLHDLLLLNRKIAVDENHGTFAWNKGMKAYEWAFKKRKNLDRVNGKVKNTLLKANKNVLGKQKKFPAFAEQSYSKTILNLK comes from the coding sequence ATGACAACGCATAAAAAAATATTTCTGAAGGATTCAAAAATTGCTTTTGATAAAAAACACCGGAAGACCTTAAATTTTAATATTTCGAAATACGACGAAGCCGTTGCCAAAGGCAAACTTCGATACCGGAATATGGATTTGGCGAAACACCGTGCTTCTTATCTGAAAAAGAAAGTAGTTTCTAATCTTGCGCATTATCTCGAAACATTTGAAACCAATGCCAAAGCCAATGGAATTGATTTGGTTTGGGCACGCGACAGCAAAGAAGCTGTTTCGGAAATCATAAAAATTCTTGCCGAAAATGAGGCAAAGCTTTTGGTAAAAAGCAAGTCGATGATTTCGGAAGAAATTGAATTAAACGAAAACCTTGAAAAAGCTGGTTTTGAACCGGTTGAAACCGACTTGGGCGAGTTTATCGTACAGGTAGCCGGCGAAAAACCTTACCATATTTTAACGCCGGCAATGCACAAATCGAAAGAAGATGTTGCTGAGCTTTTTCATAAAAAATTTGATACTCCCGAAGATGCAACACCAACAGAATTAACCCTTTTTGTGCGAAAAGTATTACGCGAAAAATTTGCCTCGGCCGAGGTGGGTGTTACGGGTGCTAATTTTCTGGTGGCCGATGTTGGGGGAGTGGCACTTACTGAAAACGAAGGAAACGGTTTTATGTCGGTTGCCTTCCCGAAAGTGCATATTGTAATTGCAGGAATAGAAAAACTCATTCCATCGATCGACGATTTGCAGCTGATGTTTCCATTGCTATCGGCCCTGGGAACCGGACAGCAGGTAACGGTGTACAATTCGTTAATTACCGGCCCTAAACGCGCTGATGAAGCCAATGGACCGGAAAAAATGGTGGTGGTTCTGCTTGATAATAACCGTACAAAAATTGCCGCCGAACCAAAACATGTCGACGCGCTGAAATGTATACGCTGCGGTGCTTGTTTAAACGTCTGCCCTATTTATAAAAATGTGGGTGGATATACCTATAACACTACATACAGCGGCCCAATCGGATCGGTAATTACGCCTTTTATGAAAGGCTTTGATAAATACAATCATTTAAGTTTTGCCTGCACGGTTTGCGGGGCATGTACCGATGTTTGCCCGGTAAAAGTTCCGCTGCACGATTTATTACTTTTAAACCGGAAAATAGCGGTTGACGAAAACCACGGAACTTTCGCCTGGAACAAGGGAATGAAAGCTTATGAATGGGCATTTAAAAAGCGAAAAAACCTGGACAGGGTGAACGGTAAAGTGAAAAACACCCTGCTAAAAGCCAATAAAAATGTATTGGGAAAACAAAAGAAGTTTCCTGCTTTTGCAGAACAATCATACAGTAAAACAATCTTAAATTTAAAATAG
- a CDS encoding Rrf2 family transcriptional regulator — MLSNTCKYALRALIYLGKFSKEDKRVGIKKISEDLGLSSPFLGKILQNLVKQKLLVSTKGPNGGFSLSRDASEISLWDIVIKVDGEEFFTNCLISLEPCKTHDPSKPLCPVHAQYERLRQDISHFYKTTSLETVGKDIDKYEDLVKL; from the coding sequence ATGTTATCGAATACATGCAAATATGCTCTCAGAGCGTTGATTTATCTAGGTAAATTTTCGAAAGAAGACAAACGTGTTGGAATCAAAAAGATTTCGGAAGATTTGGGTTTATCGTCTCCGTTTTTAGGAAAGATCCTTCAAAACCTGGTAAAACAAAAATTACTGGTTTCAACAAAAGGACCAAATGGCGGATTCTCACTTTCGCGCGATGCGTCTGAAATTTCGTTGTGGGACATTGTTATTAAAGTTGACGGCGAAGAGTTTTTCACCAACTGCCTGATCAGTTTAGAGCCGTGTAAAACGCACGATCCGTCGAAACCACTTTGTCCGGTACACGCCCAATATGAAAGGTTACGCCAGGATATTTCACATTTTTACAAAACCACTTCGCTTGAAACGGTTGGTAAAGATATTGACAAATACGAGGATCTGGTAAAACTGTAA
- a CDS encoding VanZ family protein, producing MKIDPYWRLAIWFLIMLYLLFVPANQLPSKPFLQIPNFDKIVHFGMFFILCMLSFRPVKQFTPNFYFWTPLLTLVAAIVLEYVQQKISPSRHSDIYDLWANAAGLSFATFFYALFVNKKWLERIF from the coding sequence ATGAAGATAGATCCCTACTGGAGACTTGCAATTTGGTTTCTAATAATGCTTTACCTGCTTTTTGTACCGGCAAACCAACTACCAAGCAAACCATTTTTACAAATTCCGAATTTCGACAAAATCGTTCATTTCGGGATGTTTTTTATCCTTTGTATGCTAAGCTTCAGGCCGGTAAAACAGTTTACGCCAAACTTCTATTTCTGGACACCGCTTCTAACATTAGTTGCCGCCATTGTACTTGAATACGTTCAGCAAAAAATATCGCCAAGCCGCCACAGCGACATTTATGACCTTTGGGCCAATGCCGCCGGTTTATCGTTCGCCACCTTTTTTTATGCCCTCTTTGTAAATAAAAAGTGGCTCGAACGCATTTTCTGA
- the hemW gene encoding radical SAM family heme chaperone HemW: MAGIYIHIPFCRQKCYYCDFYKTVNTSLQHDFIGALKNEAKVRKNYLNNETVETIYFGGGTPSVLTAPEIAEILAVLNDEFKVNSDAEITFEANPDDLSNDYLKALKQEGINRLSIGIQAFQNRHLEKMNRRHNAAQAVEAIENAAKNGFSNLSADLIYGLPDLTPKEWEESLNQMFNLPVKHLSAYHLTYHEGTAFYTWLKKGTLKELKEAESVAQFNTLVDMSLANGFEHYEISNLAKDQLYSRHNTAYWMGTKYLGLGPSAHSFDGVSRRWNDSSVEAYIKAQSNNQTYFEEEKLSENDQYNEYILTRIRTKWGVSEKELEQRFGREKASYFSRQLAKYYDTGVLKINNEIITLTRKGLFVSDEIMADLMII; this comes from the coding sequence ATGGCGGGTATTTACATTCATATTCCATTTTGTCGTCAGAAATGTTATTACTGCGATTTCTATAAAACAGTAAATACTTCGCTGCAGCACGATTTTATCGGCGCCCTGAAAAACGAGGCTAAAGTACGTAAAAACTACCTTAACAACGAAACGGTTGAAACCATATATTTTGGTGGCGGCACTCCATCGGTGTTAACGGCACCGGAAATTGCCGAAATACTGGCTGTGCTGAATGATGAATTTAAAGTTAATTCGGATGCTGAAATAACTTTTGAAGCCAATCCGGATGACTTGAGCAACGATTACCTGAAAGCCTTAAAACAGGAGGGAATAAATCGATTAAGTATCGGAATTCAGGCTTTTCAAAACCGGCATTTGGAAAAAATGAACCGTCGACACAACGCTGCTCAGGCTGTAGAAGCTATTGAAAATGCAGCAAAAAACGGCTTTTCAAATTTAAGTGCCGATCTCATTTACGGTCTCCCCGATTTAACGCCAAAAGAATGGGAAGAAAGTCTGAACCAAATGTTTAATCTCCCGGTAAAACACCTGTCGGCCTATCATTTAACTTACCACGAAGGAACAGCTTTTTACACCTGGCTGAAAAAGGGAACATTAAAAGAGCTGAAAGAAGCTGAAAGTGTTGCGCAGTTTAATACCCTGGTTGACATGTCACTTGCCAATGGTTTCGAGCATTACGAAATTTCAAACCTGGCAAAAGACCAACTTTATTCGCGCCACAACACGGCTTACTGGATGGGCACCAAATACCTCGGATTGGGGCCTTCAGCACATTCGTTCGATGGTGTTTCGCGGCGTTGGAACGACTCCAGTGTTGAGGCTTACATAAAAGCACAGTCTAATAATCAAACGTATTTCGAGGAAGAAAAACTGAGTGAAAACGACCAGTATAACGAATACATTTTAACCCGGATTCGTACCAAATGGGGCGTCTCAGAAAAGGAACTGGAGCAACGTTTTGGTCGCGAAAAAGCAAGCTATTTTTCCCGTCAGTTAGCCAAATACTACGATACCGGCGTACTGAAAATCAACAACGAAATCATTACACTAACCCGAAAAGGGCTTTTTGTTTCCGACGAGATTATGGCCGACCTCATGATTATATAA
- the dut gene encoding dUTP diphosphatase, translating into MQVKIVNKSKNELPAYSTAFSAGMDLRANLDEPVVLKPLERKLVPTGLFIELPQGYEAQVRPRSGLALKKGITVLNTPGTIDADYRGEIGVILINLSQEDFVIENGERICQMVIAAHETVEWDLVEVLEETERGAGGFGHTGKH; encoded by the coding sequence ATGCAGGTTAAAATCGTTAATAAATCAAAGAATGAACTACCGGCCTACAGTACAGCATTTTCGGCCGGAATGGACTTACGCGCAAATCTTGATGAACCGGTGGTTTTAAAGCCGCTTGAGCGGAAATTGGTACCCACCGGATTATTTATTGAATTGCCACAGGGTTATGAAGCCCAGGTACGTCCGCGTAGTGGTTTGGCTTTGAAAAAAGGAATTACGGTTTTAAATACTCCCGGAACAATTGATGCCGATTATCGGGGAGAAATTGGCGTTATTCTCATCAACCTGTCGCAGGAAGATTTTGTTATAGAGAATGGAGAACGCATTTGCCAAATGGTTATTGCCGCACACGAAACTGTGGAATGGGATTTGGTAGAAGTGCTGGAAGAAACAGAAAGAGGAGCAGGTGGTTTTGGCCACACCGGAAAACATTAA
- a CDS encoding tetratricopeptide repeat protein: MKRIFIKGLGIASFSLSLLSCSGPKQVTEQEVAQAAIDTPTTELVDQKQMEFEYLFVEALKQKMFGNAQKAIQLLSSCLEIDPNSSSAMYELANIHAANNDFTSASLLLEKAISINPDNPWYKLLLAQIYQQTRKYSEAADLYAELVKMEPENLEYIYMNAALLATAQRYDEAIAAYERMEKETGVNEQISVAKQQIYVSTGQVDKAFEEINKLIENDPNEAKYYGLLADLYQSQGDSENALANYKKIQEMDPENGFVHFSLANYYLENGDAEKSFEETKAGFESDAVDIQTKMQLYMMLTANPAQSHLNEQQRDELIAILLDKHPDESLVHTIHAESLLKENKLAEGREALLKAIEIEPNDYMVWERIMYIDNDLQQWDKLYEHTGQIIELFPNQPQGYFFKAIACVQLEKFDETIELSEEGLDYVVENPQLEANFLMLKGEAVYKNGNKTEAFKIFDKAVQIDPDNYLTLNNYAYYLSVDGINLDKAERMSGKVVERFPDNATYLDTHAWVLFKKGEYTLAKFYMDSAMKNSQDESDTLLEHYGDILYKNGKVDKAVEYWKKAKASGSDSETLDRKIAEKKYIEE; the protein is encoded by the coding sequence ATGAAGAGAATTTTTATAAAGGGACTTGGTATTGCATCTTTTTCGCTGAGTTTACTGTCTTGTTCAGGACCAAAACAGGTTACCGAACAGGAAGTAGCACAAGCTGCAATAGATACACCCACTACTGAATTAGTAGATCAAAAACAGATGGAATTTGAGTACCTTTTTGTGGAGGCGCTCAAACAGAAAATGTTTGGCAACGCACAAAAAGCTATTCAATTGTTGTCGAGTTGTTTAGAGATAGATCCGAACTCGTCGTCAGCGATGTACGAATTGGCAAATATTCACGCCGCAAATAACGATTTTACCAGTGCTTCGTTGTTGCTGGAAAAAGCTATCAGTATAAATCCTGATAATCCGTGGTACAAACTGTTGCTCGCACAAATTTATCAGCAAACACGAAAGTATTCAGAGGCAGCCGATCTTTATGCCGAGCTGGTGAAAATGGAACCGGAAAATCTGGAATACATTTATATGAATGCTGCCTTGCTGGCCACTGCACAACGTTATGATGAAGCTATTGCCGCTTACGAACGTATGGAAAAGGAAACCGGCGTTAACGAGCAGATTTCGGTGGCCAAACAACAAATTTATGTCTCAACAGGGCAGGTTGATAAAGCGTTTGAAGAGATTAATAAACTGATTGAGAATGATCCGAACGAAGCAAAATATTACGGCTTGCTGGCTGATTTATATCAGAGTCAGGGTGATTCGGAAAATGCTTTAGCCAATTACAAAAAGATTCAGGAAATGGATCCTGAAAATGGCTTTGTACACTTTTCGCTGGCCAATTATTACCTCGAAAATGGTGACGCTGAAAAATCGTTCGAAGAAACAAAAGCCGGTTTTGAAAGCGATGCAGTTGATATTCAAACCAAAATGCAGCTGTATATGATGTTAACGGCAAACCCGGCGCAGTCGCATCTTAACGAACAACAACGCGATGAACTGATTGCCATTTTGCTTGATAAACATCCTGATGAATCGTTGGTACACACCATTCACGCCGAATCGCTGCTGAAAGAAAATAAGTTGGCCGAAGGACGCGAAGCCTTGTTAAAAGCCATTGAAATAGAACCCAACGATTATATGGTTTGGGAGCGGATTATGTACATCGACAACGACCTGCAACAGTGGGATAAATTGTACGAACATACCGGACAAATCATCGAATTATTTCCGAATCAACCGCAGGGTTATTTCTTTAAAGCTATTGCTTGTGTGCAGTTGGAAAAATTCGACGAAACCATTGAACTTAGCGAAGAGGGATTGGATTATGTGGTTGAAAATCCACAATTGGAAGCCAACTTTTTAATGCTAAAAGGTGAGGCCGTTTACAAAAACGGAAACAAAACCGAAGCTTTCAAAATATTTGACAAAGCCGTTCAGATTGATCCGGATAATTACCTTACACTGAACAATTACGCCTACTATTTATCGGTTGACGGCATTAACCTGGACAAAGCCGAACGTATGAGTGGTAAAGTGGTTGAACGTTTTCCGGATAATGCAACTTACCTGGATACCCATGCCTGGGTGCTGTTTAAAAAAGGTGAATACACACTGGCCAAATTTTACATGGATTCGGCCATGAAAAACAGCCAGGATGAAAGTGATACTTTGCTGGAACATTACGGCGATATTCTGTATAAAAACGGAAAGGTTGATAAGGCCGTAGAGTATTGGAAAAAAGCAAAAGCAAGTGGCAGCGATTCGGAAACTTTGGACCGCAAAATTGCAGAGAAAAAATATATTGAAGAGTAG
- a CDS encoding DUF4292 domain-containing protein, whose protein sequence is MKFLKYFRISLFMAAVLLAVSSCKTPSELAVVDARPISTNKLLKRIEQNAFDYEYLTIKRINCNFSSSQSKAAFKINLKAKKDDCILVSISKLNIPVGRVLLTPDSVKYVNYIDRNYFIDDYSYLSSFLHIDLDFATIQSIISNNAFSYRNDPRDKDFKTFDALIEDNQYVLQSEKTRKLSKLEEKENKAERRLKRLDDEALILQKMFFNPANFALNRLLISDKTNDRNMNLIFDDYTEVENKEYPGSIEMNFHSPEEEIDMKIRMSGFSTDKITSFSIKIPEKYEEIRVK, encoded by the coding sequence ATGAAGTTTCTTAAATATTTCAGGATTTCCCTGTTTATGGCAGCTGTTCTGCTTGCCGTTTCGTCCTGTAAAACACCATCTGAATTAGCTGTTGTTGATGCGCGTCCGATAAGCACCAATAAATTACTAAAACGAATTGAGCAAAATGCATTCGATTACGAGTATCTTACCATAAAACGTATCAATTGTAACTTTTCAAGCAGCCAGTCGAAAGCCGCTTTTAAAATCAATCTGAAAGCAAAAAAGGACGATTGTATTCTGGTGTCGATAAGCAAATTGAATATTCCGGTTGGCCGTGTTCTGTTGACTCCCGACAGTGTAAAATATGTGAATTACATCGATCGCAATTATTTTATCGACGATTATTCCTACCTCAGCAGTTTTTTGCACATCGACCTTGATTTTGCAACCATACAAAGCATTATTTCAAACAATGCATTCTCGTACCGGAATGACCCGCGCGACAAGGATTTTAAAACTTTTGATGCACTAATCGAAGACAACCAGTATGTTTTGCAATCGGAAAAAACCCGGAAACTCAGCAAACTGGAAGAGAAAGAAAACAAAGCCGAACGTCGTTTGAAACGGCTTGATGACGAGGCGCTTATTCTGCAAAAAATGTTTTTTAATCCTGCCAATTTTGCTTTGAACCGCCTTTTAATCAGCGATAAAACCAACGACCGGAATATGAACCTGATTTTCGACGATTATACCGAAGTAGAAAACAAAGAATATCCGGGAAGCATCGAAATGAACTTTCATTCTCCTGAGGAAGAAATCGATATGAAAATCAGAATGAGTGGATTTTCAACCGACAAAATCACTTCTTTCAGCATTAAAATTCCTGAAAAATACGAGGAGATTCGTGTAAAGTAA
- a CDS encoding peptidoglycan DD-metalloendopeptidase family protein: protein MILRIKILFVALAISLVSLSVFAQSIEELQKQKAEAEKEIEYTTRLLNETQKNERSSLSKLRLINTKINSRNSLISNINHEIIIYEQCVANNELAIEMLKNDAQQLKNEYAEMIRMAYKNLNSYDEVLFLLSAENVNQAYRRLLYFKRYKSFRENQAQMIGAVQEVLDESIQKLEQQTMAKQALIEQTEKEMVALNQEKNAQSSELQDLQNQKSSLQKTLQQQRRIEQQLEREIQAIIEEEASKNREAGGSGFALTPEQKLIGDNFEQNKRRLPWPLERGVIVEHFGVHQHPVLTNVQVQNNGINIATDVGAEVRAVFNGEVSRVFGISGGNTAVIIRHGTYLSVYSNLREVVVKKGDKVSTKQPIGTVYTDTKDGNKSILKFQIWKESTKLDPEDWIGR from the coding sequence ATGATTTTACGAATAAAAATACTATTCGTCGCGCTGGCAATATCGCTGGTGAGTCTTTCTGTGTTTGCACAGTCCATCGAGGAGCTGCAAAAACAAAAGGCTGAAGCTGAAAAGGAAATCGAATACACCACACGCTTGCTCAACGAAACGCAAAAAAATGAACGTTCGTCGTTAAGTAAGTTACGACTCATTAATACAAAAATCAACTCCAGAAACTCGCTTATCTCGAATATAAACCACGAAATAATAATTTACGAGCAATGTGTCGCTAACAATGAGTTGGCTATAGAAATGCTTAAAAACGACGCTCAGCAGCTAAAGAATGAATATGCCGAGATGATCAGGATGGCATATAAAAATCTGAATTCGTATGACGAAGTGCTGTTTTTGTTGTCGGCCGAGAATGTGAATCAGGCTTACCGTCGTTTGCTGTATTTCAAACGATATAAATCGTTTCGCGAAAATCAGGCTCAAATGATAGGGGCCGTGCAGGAAGTACTCGACGAGAGTATTCAAAAACTGGAGCAGCAAACCATGGCAAAACAAGCCCTGATAGAACAGACCGAAAAAGAAATGGTGGCGCTGAATCAGGAAAAAAACGCACAAAGCAGCGAGTTGCAGGATCTGCAAAATCAAAAAAGCAGCCTGCAAAAAACCTTACAGCAACAACGGCGGATTGAACAACAACTGGAGCGCGAGATCCAGGCAATTATTGAAGAGGAAGCAAGCAAAAACAGGGAAGCCGGTGGTTCGGGGTTTGCCTTAACACCAGAACAAAAATTGATTGGTGATAATTTTGAGCAAAACAAAAGGCGCCTGCCCTGGCCGCTGGAAAGAGGTGTAATTGTGGAGCATTTTGGTGTACACCAACATCCGGTTTTAACCAACGTGCAGGTGCAGAACAACGGAATAAACATTGCCACCGATGTGGGAGCCGAAGTGCGTGCTGTTTTTAATGGCGAAGTTAGCCGCGTATTTGGAATCTCGGGTGGTAATACTGCCGTTATTATTCGCCACGGAACCTACCTGAGCGTTTATTCCAACCTTCGTGAGGTAGTGGTTAAAAAGGGCGATAAAGTGTCGACAAAACAACCCATAGGTACGGTTTATACAGATACAAAAGATGGCAACAAATCGATACTTAAATTTCAGATTTGGAAAGAAAGCACCAAACTCGATCCGGAGGACTGGATCGGACGGTAA
- a CDS encoding GNAT family N-acetyltransferase, which yields MQFQTLENQSIKELCNLFNAAFADYLVKIEMTPQMLQDKFDSEEVSLEHSVGLFSEGKPVGFIFHALRDTVSGKIAYNAGTGVIPKFRGKNATVQLYEFIRPKLVKSGVNEVVLEVIDKNTAAIKSYKKVGFTILQELECFNGYPGISKQEDTLIVEESTEKFNPPEHLWDWQPTWQNSTQTVVQSGQYKTWGIYHDNNQIAYLTGNPDSGKIAQFAVDPAHRWKGLGTSLFCHFAGLASNTPMVINVADQSEQTQDFLKAIGMAPFLRQYKMKLILQ from the coding sequence ATGCAATTTCAAACGCTCGAAAACCAAAGTATAAAAGAACTCTGCAACTTATTTAATGCTGCATTTGCCGATTATCTGGTAAAGATTGAAATGACTCCTCAAATGTTGCAGGATAAGTTTGATTCGGAAGAGGTGAGTCTGGAGCACTCGGTGGGACTTTTTAGCGAAGGCAAACCGGTGGGTTTTATCTTTCATGCTTTGCGCGATACGGTTTCGGGAAAAATTGCTTACAATGCAGGAACCGGTGTTATTCCAAAATTCAGGGGCAAAAATGCAACGGTACAGCTATACGAGTTTATTCGTCCTAAACTGGTTAAAAGTGGCGTAAACGAGGTGGTTCTTGAGGTTATCGATAAAAATACTGCCGCAATAAAATCCTATAAAAAAGTGGGATTCACCATTCTTCAGGAACTGGAATGTTTTAATGGATATCCCGGCATTTCAAAACAGGAAGATACTTTGATAGTGGAAGAATCAACCGAAAAATTCAATCCTCCCGAACACTTGTGGGACTGGCAACCCACCTGGCAAAATTCCACCCAAACAGTTGTACAGTCGGGCCAGTACAAAACATGGGGCATTTACCACGATAACAATCAAATTGCCTACCTTACCGGAAATCCTGATTCAGGAAAAATAGCCCAGTTCGCTGTGGATCCGGCGCATCGTTGGAAAGGTTTGGGAACCTCGCTTTTTTGTCATTTTGCCGGGCTGGCATCAAACACGCCGATGGTGATAAATGTGGCCGACCAATCGGAGCAAACACAGGATTTTCTGAAGGCCATTGGAATGGCTCCTTTTCTGAGACAATATAAAATGAAATTAATACTTCAATAA
- a CDS encoding Crp/Fnr family transcriptional regulator produces MRSAIKRPSEEETNLSGFQLFKKLTEDEFTRLNYEKTCSLYKKGTIIYREGSRLTGFFCVTRGIIKIFKTGIDGKEQIIRFAKKGEIIAYRSLLSQELACTTAKVIDDAALCHVPYQTLLYLIQNNWQFSHHMLQIVCRELREANDYITDIAQKTVRERLAEVLLLLKENFELDNQNTLQISLTREELANMVGTATESVIRLLSEFKNDKLIELQGRKIKFLDLPALTRVANL; encoded by the coding sequence ATGAGAAGCGCAATTAAAAGGCCGTCGGAAGAAGAAACAAATTTGAGTGGTTTTCAACTTTTTAAGAAGTTAACCGAAGATGAATTCACACGGCTGAATTATGAAAAAACGTGTTCGCTTTATAAAAAAGGCACCATCATTTATCGCGAGGGTAGCCGGCTAACCGGTTTTTTCTGTGTTACAAGGGGAATTATCAAAATCTTCAAAACAGGAATCGACGGTAAAGAACAAATTATTCGTTTCGCCAAAAAGGGTGAAATTATTGCTTATCGGTCGTTGCTCAGCCAGGAACTGGCGTGTACAACTGCCAAAGTAATCGACGATGCCGCCTTGTGTCATGTTCCTTATCAAACCCTGTTGTACCTTATTCAAAACAACTGGCAGTTTTCACATCACATGTTGCAAATTGTGTGTCGTGAATTACGCGAGGCCAACGATTACATTACCGACATTGCGCAAAAGACGGTTCGTGAACGACTGGCAGAAGTACTTTTACTTTTGAAAGAAAACTTTGAACTGGATAACCAAAATACACTTCAAATTTCGTTAACGCGCGAAGAGCTGGCCAACATGGTTGGTACCGCAACCGAATCGGTAATTCGTTTATTATCAGAGTTTAAAAATGATAAATTAATTGAATTACAGGGACGGAAAATTAAATTCTTAGACCTTCCTGCACTAACCCGGGTGGCTAATTTGTAA
- a CDS encoding OsmC family protein: protein MKHIVDMAWTDKLAFETDMDGHKVVIDATEEVGGSDLGPRPKKLMLTALAGCTGIDVVMILKKMKVVPEAFNVIVEGELTEEHPKYYNKMTIVYQFKGKDLPMDKLEKAVKLSEEKYCGVSAVYRQAMEMKTEIRIVE from the coding sequence ATGAAGCATATAGTAGATATGGCCTGGACCGACAAGCTGGCTTTCGAAACAGATATGGATGGACATAAGGTTGTTATCGACGCCACAGAAGAAGTGGGTGGAAGCGATTTAGGACCACGCCCCAAGAAATTAATGTTAACTGCGCTGGCCGGTTGTACGGGTATTGATGTAGTGATGATTTTGAAAAAAATGAAGGTGGTACCTGAAGCTTTTAATGTAATTGTTGAAGGTGAACTGACCGAAGAACATCCGAAATATTACAACAAGATGACCATCGTATACCAGTTTAAAGGAAAAGATCTTCCGATGGATAAACTGGAAAAGGCGGTTAAACTATCTGAGGAGAAATATTGCGGTGTAAGTGCGGTGTATCGTCAGGCAATGGAAATGAAAACAGAGATCAGGATCGTGGAATAA